A genomic segment from Actinoplanes sichuanensis encodes:
- a CDS encoding SDR family NAD(P)-dependent oxidoreductase, whose amino-acid sequence MTGIDPDAVSVDPDRLAVCLAVLAEVEQLPTEHPDAVRVRRATAGLFKTVKVQRRKERRQAVVASDRAVTESTATGAPGRIDDETAGIPLRSTVRGATAGVLKQARGCYVCKQRFTVVDAFYHQLCPSCAELNHSRRDARTDLTGRTALLTGGRAKIGMYIALRLLRDGADLTITTRFPHDAVRRFTAMPDSADWLHRLRVVGTDLRDPAQVVGLAESVAARGPLDILINNAAQTVRRTPGAYSELVSAESAPLPDGPLPELEFFGGAASIGSSPAAALTAASPPTLSAKEVTEMALTARSVAIDAGGLVPDTTSTNSWSDRVHEVAPLELLEVQLCNVTAPFILVSRLRPAMTASKFARRYVVNVSAMEGIFARGYKGAGHPHTNMAKAALNMLTRTSAEDMFADGILMTSVDTGWITDERPHPTKMRLHEEGFHAPLDLVDGAARVYDPIIRGEQGEDVYGCFLKDYAPVAW is encoded by the coding sequence ATGACCGGCATCGACCCGGACGCCGTAAGTGTGGATCCGGACCGTCTGGCGGTCTGCCTGGCGGTCCTGGCCGAGGTGGAGCAGCTGCCGACCGAGCACCCGGACGCGGTGCGGGTGCGGCGGGCGACCGCCGGCCTGTTCAAGACGGTGAAGGTGCAGCGCCGCAAGGAGCGCCGTCAGGCCGTCGTGGCGAGCGACCGCGCGGTGACCGAGTCGACCGCGACCGGCGCACCGGGCCGGATCGACGACGAGACGGCCGGGATTCCGCTGCGCAGCACGGTCCGCGGGGCGACGGCGGGTGTGCTGAAGCAGGCACGTGGCTGCTACGTGTGCAAGCAGCGGTTCACCGTGGTGGACGCGTTCTACCACCAGCTCTGCCCGTCGTGCGCGGAGCTCAACCACTCGCGGCGGGACGCCCGGACCGACCTGACCGGCCGGACGGCGCTGCTCACCGGCGGTCGCGCCAAGATCGGCATGTACATCGCGCTGCGGCTGCTGCGCGACGGCGCGGACCTGACGATCACGACGCGGTTCCCGCACGACGCGGTCCGCCGCTTCACGGCGATGCCGGACAGCGCCGACTGGCTGCACCGGTTGCGGGTGGTCGGCACCGATCTGCGAGACCCGGCGCAGGTCGTCGGCCTGGCCGAGTCGGTCGCGGCCCGCGGTCCGCTGGACATTCTGATCAACAACGCGGCCCAGACGGTACGACGTACGCCCGGCGCCTATTCCGAGCTGGTGTCCGCCGAGTCGGCTCCGCTGCCCGACGGACCGCTCCCGGAGCTGGAGTTCTTCGGCGGTGCCGCCTCGATCGGCTCCTCGCCGGCGGCGGCACTGACCGCGGCGTCCCCGCCCACGCTGTCCGCGAAGGAGGTCACCGAGATGGCGTTGACCGCCCGTTCGGTGGCCATCGACGCGGGCGGCCTGGTCCCGGACACGACGTCGACGAACAGTTGGAGCGACCGGGTGCACGAGGTCGCGCCGCTGGAGCTGCTGGAGGTGCAGCTCTGCAACGTGACGGCCCCGTTCATCCTGGTCAGCCGTCTGCGCCCGGCGATGACGGCGTCGAAGTTCGCGCGGCGTTACGTGGTGAACGTGTCGGCCATGGAGGGCATCTTCGCCCGCGGCTACAAGGGCGCCGGCCACCCGCACACGAACATGGCGAAGGCGGCGCTGAACATGCTGACCCGCACCAGCGCCGAGGACATGTTCGCCGACGGCATCCTGATGACCAGCGTCGACACCGGCTGGATCACCGACGAGCGTCCGCACCCGACGAAGATGCGCCTGCACGAGGAGGGCTTCCACGCCCCACTGGACCTGGTCGACGGCGCGGCCCGGGTGTATGACCCGATCATCCGCGGCGAGCAGGGCGAGGACGTGTACGGCTGCTTCCTGAAGGACTACGCCCCGGTCGCCTGGTGA
- a CDS encoding DUF5990 family protein: MRIRIEGRELPGRAGAPQAEALRLGGVQVGVQRRTEVVDRVAVFEDHAVWEIDVDSRDVDGFVDVGGPWVHGRPGARFLYLSWGATDTGGFAMFRRAKLMFGDIPGDLLRAAAAGECVLVGRLGLTGPDGGPRCARVKPPEIVWSAG, translated from the coding sequence ATGCGGATCCGGATCGAAGGGCGTGAGCTGCCGGGCCGGGCCGGGGCGCCGCAAGCTGAGGCGTTGCGGCTCGGCGGAGTGCAGGTGGGTGTGCAGCGGCGCACGGAGGTCGTCGACCGGGTGGCGGTCTTCGAGGACCACGCCGTCTGGGAGATCGACGTGGACAGCCGTGACGTGGACGGGTTCGTCGATGTCGGCGGGCCCTGGGTGCATGGGCGGCCCGGGGCGCGGTTCCTCTATCTGAGCTGGGGCGCCACCGACACCGGCGGGTTCGCGATGTTCCGGCGGGCGAAACTGATGTTCGGGGACATCCCGGGGGACCTGCTCCGAGCCGCGGCCGCCGGTGAGTGTGTGCTGGTCGGGCGGCTCGGGCTGACCGGTCCGGACGGCGGGCCGCGGTGCGCCCGGGTCAAGCCGCCCGAGATCGTCTGGAGTGCGGGGTGA
- a CDS encoding DEAD/DEAH box helicase, whose product MTAIVRAGAAGLRVLHGLVGRDGGLSLWAEDGVVAGAPAGRGAAPPHPFAVRAGELPAGEARGEATLVLPSTGAGPLPSPCLGLPERRGTPRARAWRVPAVSVPFVDVDVIAEFEGRAAPSAGWLVELCGFAAGLVRRGRVLPGVLIDGPRPVALWRPVVTGSDAVRFAAMRDRMPAACRAEQPAAGVEPGADEVMTAALGRLVDGLVRTRLAEARVTLADYGWLAALTGDPEFDAAPALADTLAGRLGAWFEQAASGAEVRVCFRLSDPREHEPVMPAEVPLPEDTWRLEFLLQAVDEPSVLVPAADVWRDRSAPLRRWTSHPQERLLAGLGRAARLYPDLADALHGAHPGQMLLDTEGAHRFLSHAALLEEGGYGVLLPAWWRRRPSLGLSLEVRGRDPVSHVLRDRAVGLRELVDYQWALALGGRTLTEDDLTDLARAKVPLVRLRGRWVFLDPERLAAGLAFLRRGGGRMTAGDALRMVRLLPPEELPLPVTDARGEGWLADLLSGRLDQRLELLPPPAGFEGVLRPYQMRGFSWLAFLDSLGLGACLADDMGLGKTVQLLALLLHHRAGPALLVCPLSVLGNWQREAGRFAPSLRVRVLHGADREDPAVLAAGADVVLTTYATAVRDADALAAISWDRVVLDEAQHIKNSGGAAARAVRRFPARNRIALTGTPVENRLAELWSILDFVNPGILASAHTFRARFAVPIERYAEEDAAARLRQATRPFLLRRTKADHGIAGELPTKRHVRHLCGMTLEQVSLYRAVLDDLLERLAEPGEKWRKGLVLAAMTKLKQACVHPALLLKDASPLPGRSGKIDRLEEIVDHALGAGESVLCFTQFARFGGMLTPHLTARFGVPVSFLHGGTPRGARDRMVADFQKAERPGVFVLSLKAGGTGINLTAANHVVHIDRWWNPATESQASDRAFRIGQRRDVHIHTLVCLGTLEERIDRVLTDKGVLAERVVGSGEGWLSALSAGEIRDLFALAPEAIVD is encoded by the coding sequence ATGACCGCGATCGTCCGGGCCGGTGCGGCGGGTCTGCGGGTGCTGCACGGGCTGGTCGGGCGCGATGGTGGGCTGAGCCTCTGGGCGGAGGACGGGGTGGTCGCCGGGGCTCCCGCCGGGCGCGGCGCCGCGCCGCCACATCCGTTCGCGGTGAGAGCCGGCGAGCTGCCCGCCGGGGAGGCTCGGGGCGAGGCGACACTGGTGCTGCCGTCGACCGGGGCCGGGCCGCTGCCGTCCCCCTGTCTGGGGCTGCCGGAGCGGCGGGGCACACCACGGGCCCGGGCCTGGCGGGTTCCGGCGGTGAGCGTGCCGTTCGTCGATGTCGACGTGATCGCCGAGTTCGAGGGGCGGGCCGCGCCGTCGGCCGGGTGGCTGGTCGAGTTGTGCGGGTTCGCGGCCGGGCTGGTCCGGCGCGGGCGAGTGCTGCCCGGCGTGCTGATCGACGGTCCACGGCCGGTGGCGCTGTGGCGACCGGTGGTGACCGGCAGTGACGCGGTCCGGTTCGCGGCAATGCGCGACCGGATGCCGGCGGCCTGCCGGGCCGAGCAGCCCGCCGCCGGTGTGGAGCCGGGCGCCGACGAGGTGATGACGGCCGCTCTCGGCCGGCTCGTCGACGGGCTGGTGCGGACCCGGCTGGCCGAGGCCCGGGTGACACTCGCCGACTACGGGTGGCTGGCCGCGCTGACCGGCGACCCGGAGTTCGACGCCGCGCCGGCGCTCGCCGACACCCTGGCCGGGCGGCTCGGGGCCTGGTTCGAGCAGGCGGCCAGTGGCGCCGAGGTGCGGGTGTGCTTCCGGCTCAGCGATCCACGCGAGCACGAGCCGGTGATGCCCGCCGAGGTGCCCCTGCCGGAGGACACGTGGCGGCTGGAGTTCCTGCTGCAGGCGGTCGACGAGCCGAGCGTGCTGGTTCCGGCGGCCGACGTGTGGCGCGACCGGTCGGCGCCACTGCGCCGCTGGACCTCGCATCCCCAGGAGCGGCTGCTCGCCGGGCTGGGCCGGGCCGCGCGGCTCTATCCCGACCTGGCCGACGCTCTGCACGGTGCCCATCCGGGGCAGATGCTGCTCGACACCGAGGGCGCACACCGGTTCCTCAGTCACGCCGCGCTGCTGGAGGAGGGCGGCTACGGCGTGCTGCTGCCCGCCTGGTGGCGACGACGGCCCAGCCTGGGGCTGTCGCTCGAGGTCCGCGGGCGTGACCCGGTGTCACACGTGCTCCGCGACCGGGCGGTCGGGCTGCGTGAGCTCGTCGACTACCAGTGGGCGCTGGCGCTCGGCGGGCGCACCCTCACCGAGGACGATCTGACCGACCTGGCCCGGGCCAAGGTGCCACTGGTGCGGCTGCGTGGGCGGTGGGTGTTCCTCGATCCGGAGCGGCTCGCCGCCGGGCTGGCGTTCCTGCGGCGTGGTGGTGGGCGGATGACCGCCGGCGACGCGTTGCGCATGGTGCGGCTGCTGCCGCCTGAGGAGCTGCCACTCCCGGTGACCGATGCCCGGGGCGAGGGCTGGCTGGCCGACCTGCTCAGTGGGCGGCTCGACCAGCGGCTGGAGTTGCTGCCGCCTCCGGCCGGGTTCGAGGGGGTGCTCCGGCCGTACCAGATGAGGGGTTTCTCCTGGTTGGCCTTCCTCGACTCGCTGGGGCTCGGTGCGTGTCTGGCCGACGACATGGGCCTGGGCAAGACCGTGCAGCTTCTCGCGCTGCTGCTGCACCACCGGGCGGGGCCGGCGCTGCTGGTCTGCCCGCTCTCGGTGCTGGGCAACTGGCAGCGCGAGGCGGGGCGGTTCGCGCCGTCCCTGCGGGTGCGGGTGCTGCACGGCGCCGACCGGGAGGATCCGGCGGTTCTCGCCGCCGGGGCCGACGTGGTGCTCACCACCTATGCGACAGCGGTGCGTGACGCCGACGCGCTGGCCGCGATCTCGTGGGATCGGGTGGTGCTCGACGAGGCGCAGCACATCAAGAACAGTGGTGGCGCCGCCGCGCGGGCGGTCCGGCGGTTCCCAGCGCGTAACCGGATCGCGCTGACCGGCACCCCCGTGGAGAACAGATTGGCCGAGCTGTGGTCGATCCTCGATTTCGTCAATCCGGGGATCCTGGCGTCGGCGCACACGTTCCGGGCGCGGTTCGCGGTGCCCATCGAGCGATACGCCGAGGAGGACGCGGCGGCCCGGTTGCGCCAGGCGACCCGGCCGTTCCTGCTGCGACGGACCAAGGCCGACCACGGCATCGCCGGTGAGCTGCCCACGAAACGGCACGTCCGACACCTGTGCGGGATGACGCTGGAGCAGGTCAGCCTCTACCGGGCGGTCCTCGACGACCTGCTCGAACGCCTCGCCGAACCGGGCGAGAAATGGCGCAAGGGCCTGGTGCTGGCGGCCATGACCAAACTCAAACAGGCCTGCGTGCATCCGGCGCTGCTGCTCAAGGACGCTTCACCACTGCCCGGTCGATCCGGCAAGATCGACCGCCTGGAGGAGATCGTCGATCATGCGCTCGGCGCCGGGGAGAGCGTGTTGTGCTTCACGCAGTTCGCCCGGTTCGGCGGGATGCTCACGCCGCATCTGACCGCCCGGTTCGGGGTGCCGGTCTCGTTCCTGCACGGCGGCACACCGCGCGGCGCCCGGGACCGCATGGTCGCCGACTTCCAGAAGGCGGAGCGGCCAGGGGTGTTCGTGCTGTCGCTGAAAGCCGGGGGCACCGGGATCAACCTGACCGCCGCCAACCATGTGGTGCACATCGACCGCTGGTGGAACCCGGCCACCGAGAGTCAGGCGTCCGACCGCGCCTTCCGCATCGGGCAGCGCCGAGACGTGCACATTCACACCCTGGTCTGCCTCGGCACCCTCGAGGAGCGCATCGACCGTGTGCTCACCGACAAGGGCGTCCTCGCCGAGCGGGTCGTCGGCTCCGGTGAGGGCTGGCTCAGCGCCCTCTCCGCGGGGGAGATCCGAGACCTGTTCGCGCTCGCACCGGAGGCCATCGTTGACTGA
- a CDS encoding SWIM zinc finger family protein produces MTDFAPAFLGMFESLRMGPTFARGRRDERAGHVRSLTVSGSLVVALVRGPDDPSAFRARIAVRAFGASEWARVEKTLVSEARYVADLLDGRMPTGIEAVFAGAGLGLLPLSLEEVAMDCTCERWPMPCTHLAATCYALARAFESDPFEVFTWRGRPRDELLMRLRRLREASAADASRGEGADTSRGAGAERAWGGSSGAGEAADAPGATVGGEGTASGHPVPAADPATFWGEVAWAEAPGAFPRAAAGHHDPSKGGAGAGSSATQASAGEGGGGSSASHAASAGVTASPGFLDAGSARGRMLRPDALLDQLDAPGLTHAGQPVIEVLRVAYLALPDASDAD; encoded by the coding sequence TTGACTGACTTCGCGCCGGCGTTCCTGGGCATGTTCGAGTCCCTGCGGATGGGGCCGACCTTCGCACGCGGCCGCCGTGACGAACGGGCCGGGCATGTTCGGAGCCTCACCGTCTCCGGCAGTCTCGTCGTCGCCCTGGTCCGCGGGCCGGACGATCCGAGCGCCTTCCGGGCACGGATCGCGGTGCGGGCGTTCGGTGCCTCCGAGTGGGCCCGGGTGGAGAAGACACTGGTCAGCGAAGCGCGATATGTCGCCGACCTGCTCGACGGGCGGATGCCGACCGGTATCGAGGCGGTGTTCGCGGGTGCCGGGCTCGGCCTGTTGCCGTTGTCGCTCGAAGAGGTCGCCATGGACTGCACGTGCGAGCGGTGGCCGATGCCGTGCACCCATCTGGCGGCCACCTGTTATGCCCTGGCCAGAGCATTCGAGAGCGACCCGTTCGAGGTGTTCACCTGGCGGGGGCGGCCACGTGACGAGCTGCTGATGCGCCTGCGTCGCCTGCGGGAGGCCTCGGCTGCCGACGCCTCCCGCGGCGAGGGCGCCGATACGTCCCGGGGAGCTGGTGCGGAGAGGGCGTGGGGCGGGAGTTCCGGTGCCGGTGAAGCCGCGGATGCCCCCGGCGCGACCGTGGGCGGTGAGGGGACGGCTTCGGGCCATCCGGTGCCGGCGGCCGACCCGGCCACGTTCTGGGGAGAGGTCGCCTGGGCGGAAGCGCCGGGTGCGTTTCCGCGTGCGGCCGCGGGGCATCACGACCCTTCGAAAGGTGGAGCAGGGGCCGGAAGTTCGGCGACTCAGGCTTCGGCGGGTGAAGGGGGCGGCGGGAGTTCGGCGTCTCACGCCGCTTCGGCGGGTGTTACCGCGAGCCCGGGTTTTCTTGACGCGGGGTCGGCGCGCGGGCGAATGCTCCGGCCGGATGCGTTACTCGACCAGCTTGATGCACCGGGGCTGACGCATGCGGGTCAGCCGGTCATCGAAGTGCTGCGGGTGGCGTATCTGGCTCTGCCTGATGCCTCGGACGCCGACTGA